TAATATTTCATTTTCATAGGGACATGCCATGCACAACAACCTTGATGCTCAGAAATTGTACATCACCAACAGTGACTACAAATATTACATCATAAAAcagttaaaaaatttaaatgacttAATAAACTGACACAATCACGTAATCTGAATTATCCAAGTGCTATTGTGAATCAACACAAAAGGGTCACTATTAACTCTGCCAAATATATTCTTTTCTTAAGCCAACACATAAATTTAACTCTTGATACTTGTAGTTCTTTAGTTATGGCAGACCTGGACAAGTTACCTCCAAGTTAATGATTACAGACTCAGACAGCAGGTGAATGTTCTCTATTAATAATCATGTAAGGATGTTAACAACTTATGCTGCATGTCATTGTTTAATATACCAACACAAGCACAATATGGTAACTAGGGAGATGAGTTCCCTATTTCTTGTCAGTAAATTTTGAAATTCACTTACTCACATACCATTGACTTTCGCATGTAGGTGTCCACTTTGGATATTAAGTATGACAAACTTCCATTAAGTGCTCTATTTGCTTTTTAATTCGTTAAACTCATATTCAACATCACTTGGAATAGAGATGAAAATGTCCAGGGCAGATTGGATTCTTTGAACTAGATGCATATACTAAAAGAAAACTTTCAACCTAGTGTGGGAAATAAAGTAACCCCCAACAAAAAACTGACACATGGGCTCCCAGATCATGGAGGATCCCAACTTAGTAAACTTCATTGCAACCTGACCAGCTCATATGCCACATCATCACCATATCAAAATGGAAAATATCCCCCCAGTGGCCGGATATGGGAAATCTTCCCTACTGATCCATTAGGGTTCTGACATTATAAAAGGGGCTTCCTCATAGAAGAATAGGACAAACTTTTCCCTCTTTACTTTTTCACTTACTTTCTCCAATTCGTCCTAGTTTGAATAAGCTATAATTGGTGTGACTTGCAAGGTTTAAGTCAGATTTCACCCTAGTTTGAATAACTAGAGATAGGCTATAACTCTTGCAGTATTTTGCTCCATTCTCATaacagagaagaagaaaagagacttTTAACTTCTGCAAAAAAAACACAGAaagttatatatttaaaaaaacaaaagataaataaGCAAGACCTGCACAAAACAGTTTCACCCAATCTATGTTGCTTTTAGTTATAATATGCATTTCAATAACTCATACAATTCTATTTCATCAAGCATTTCAGATATGGGTCTCAAAAGCTAGAATCGTGAATCACAATTTTATTACGGAATCCAATTTATTTCAAACAAGATGTACTAGAATGAAACTGTTATCCAAGCATATTGCCTCTTTGGCGTTTACTTTCCAagctaaaaaataaatttactgAAAACctgttgacatcattttgatttaAAACTGCAGTTAGGTAGCATAGAACATCCCATCTTTAGAATGCACTACCAGATTTTTCAAACATACCACTACTTTGATCTTGGCAACATTGCTCTCTTTGGTACTAATCTCTTTTTCATTATCCACTGGCCTCATATTGCCCTCTGCTCGCACTTGTTGCTTAGTAGATGTCACATCATAGTCATCATCAAATCCCCTGGTAGGAAAGAATGGTGACGGCTCAAATGGTTCTGAAAATACATGCTGCAAACAGGGGACAAGAACATAGTCCTttattaatttcaaaaaataacaaCAACTACAGATAGTCATCATTTGAAGGCACCAATTAATATCATTCTTTACAGTGATTGCAAACAAAGCTAATTTCCTAAATTTTCTCACTCAGATTCCAAAGTAAAATTCTGTACTAAAATAAATCATGGAGCACCCTAAGAAACTAAAAATAAATCTCATGGATATGTATAATTCCATGAATGTTATCTTTGTACATGTATGAAAATATATTAACTATTAAAAACCACTGTGTTCTCTTTGCTTTCTTCTCATTCATTTTATGTTAAGCTCAAACAAGGTTCACAGCTCATGTAAAATTGTAAATATTGTTCTACTTAAAAAATTAATCCAAGAACGGTATTTCTCATAATACCACCTTCGATATCAATATCAAGCCATTAGTAAAAAGAGCATGGCTTGTCTATTTATGGTAACTGATATTTGTCCCATAAACATCAATAATCCACAAAAACTTGCTCAGCATAACAGAGTAAAGCAGAAGGTTATGTGTTCATACTTTTGACAGCAAAATAAAGAGCATCCTCCATTCTATGGAACAAATGTTCATATAACCATGAAAAATCTTGCAAGCAGGATTTTTCATGGTCAGTCAATGTCAAGCGGGATTCCAGCATAGCATGGTAGGTTGGAGGGCTTGCAAGACTCCTATTCTGACTAGGATTGCATCAAacaagggaaaagagagggataataaaaaaaaaaaaagtccttcCCCTAAACCTTGTTCAGCACTCAAATGTGTTGTCCATACAATCAATAAATGGGTCTCAGGAACCATCTGGAATGATATTTCTAAGCCCAGAATAGCAAATCAGTCTGTGGGTTACTTTagttattgattttttttcttaatttaattagGTCTTAGCTAGTAAAAATTCAACAAAGAAATTTGAGCTCAACAGGATGTCCAGACTTCTATCACAatttctattatatatttttattattgtccAGCAATAATATTAGTCTAGTTGAGAAGATTTGGTCCTGATAGCTTTTGGAGTCTCTCATTTCCTTTGAATCGAAGCAGTGCTCGCCAAAGGCAGCACTGTAACAAAAATGCAGCAGCATGTATTGCCTGAGAACTGTATATAACTATAATTTGGATCTGAAGGCTTTATTCTATCATCAAATTAGATAAAATCTGAAAATCTATGGCATGTGCATTTGactaattatgtaaaatcatcaattatGCCCAACACATAGGAAAACACTTGTAAAAAGAGTTATTACCATGAGGATTACAAGCTAAAGCAAGGTGATGAGGAAAAAGAGAATGACAAATCCAGTTCCAATGCATAAATATcattacataatcataatcaagtttaaaaaaagaaagaaaatgaaggtTAATTACACGCAAGTAAACGATAATCATGACCAAAGGAGGGAGAGTTTGACAAATGTGAGAAAAGCAATCAGAACATTCTCGAGGCATTAGTGTTACAAGGAACGTATCCAACAGATACTGAATGAAATGTAGTATATTAAGCCAAAAATTTAGAGATAAAAGTAGCAAATCATAAAATATTCCTTAACAGGAGTAGTATATTGTTGCCAAATAACTTGTACTTATGCAAAAGGGTCGGGCAGGGACATGCAAGGTATGCAAAGACATAGAGTAAGTTGGTAGTTGAACGCTAAAAACAGACCACACGATGAGTAACAAGAGCAACATCATTCAAGGTGTTTCATGATATGATGCTTTGCTGAAGGCTAAAAACGCTAAAAATGGTGGGATCAGGGAATCATTCTCGAACATTCAAAGTCATGGGATTCTATCATCAGTTATCCTTGTATATTTAATATCATAATCACCATTGACTTGAAGAGGCAAGACACTATCACCAATATTTATCACATTCCAGTACTAATCTTAAACAAACCCATGGGGAATCAGCATAGGTTATAAATGTACATGAGGAGGAAAACCAGCAGTCCTGTATACCCCCAAAATAATAGCATTTGGATACATACAGGCTGTCGATGATTACCTCTGAGAGAAGCTCAGTGTCATCCATAGCATGAAGATCCAAAAGCCCAGCTCCAAATTCCCCTCTGAGTTCAGGTGAATAGAAGCCATCAGCTGCGGTCATCGTACCCAGACTTTGTGCTGTTGGAGTGTATGGTTCAGAAACAGATTCCCCATTGAAGTTAAGATTCCTCAAAAGCCTAAGGAGTTTCTGCTTCTCCTCCACCGACTGAGGTCCATATCCCTGCCAATACATCTCTCAAACATTTAACTAACAAATTATTTAAAAGAACATTTAGGCCTTATTTTTAGTAGATAACCTACGAAATTTTCAGCAAAATCTTTTATTCGTGGTACTTGAAGATTAAATGTTCAAAGGGACACTGGCAAGCAAAGAAGTTATCACATCTGATGCCGCCTTTGGGGCCCATGCTATAATGATCGCATTCGAAGCAGCGCACAAGGAGAAAATACACGAGAGATTCAAAATGCACTATAAAGATTAAAGAGAGAGAAACATTTTTAGTCCTTTCATTATACAAGATGTACCAAAGATCAGGAAACGGTCGGTTACCTGCATGAGGAGATTGGGGAGGAGGCGGTTGTCAGAAGACGCCATGGGCGAGGCCAGGTGCTGGAGCCCGGCGGATTGGAGCCACCGCGCCATGACGGCATCCCCGGCGTCCCcaccggccgccgccgccgccgcggcggTGCCGGCGCCGCCCTGTTGCACCTGGCCACCCATGTGGCGCTGCGCCCTGCGTTGGGGCGCCAACTTTCCGCAGCCCTGGTGCCCGCCGACGCCGATCTACAAGATGCCAAGACCCGCCGCACCTCCAGATCGAGATCGGGAAGGGGGCTCACGGAAACATATATGGCGAGATCTACCGCAACTCCAGGGCGAGATCGGGAAGATCCGATCGCGACCGGCGGAGAAGCGAAAGGGATCGAGGAATCGGGTTCTCGATGGATGTAGCGGCCGATCCGGTTGGGATCTGGGGCAATGGGGCTGGGATCGGGTGGAGCCGGGAACCCTAATCTTAGTGCGGCGAGAGTCGATGGATGGGGGCGATCGATGGATCGATCGCCGATGGGATTGGAACGGGGAGATGCGAAGGTTTCTTGCTCCGAACGGGAGATGGGGAAAAGGAGAATGGGTGAGAGACGGAGAGAGAAGGGGGTCCGACGAGATAGAAAGAACGAGTGTCGTCGCCGAACCGAACCCAATGAATTTATTAGACTCATGTGCCATGTAACAGAGGCGGTCAGGAGACTAATAGAAGGCGATTTGTCTTCGACAGTGGCTGtgtgattatttttattttctttcttttttcctttcttttggcaaaattatatacatatatatataaatgattcttatatttatcttttaaatgtaaatttaaattttatatttttataaactaaaaaaatatGATTACCTTTGAATTGATTATTTAATAATATGAAGAGATAGACGAATATAACATTAATAGAGTAAAAAAATCAAATGGTCAAAATTAAGAGTTTGAAGTTTAGAAATAGGAGAAAAAcagttttatttataaataattaggtATAGTTTTGATAAATATATAATGTGAAATACTTAAATATGTTGTTATAATATGTGAAATAATTAGTATTAATGttgtaaagaaaaacaaaaaaacacaaaGAAAGAATTTTACTATAAATTATAAGTACATATTCAATATATTCTTAATTTACCTGTAGATAAACAATATCTTGTAGATAGCATGTAAAGTATCATTCGAAACTCAATTGTAATTAAAGAATATTAAAAATGTTATGGATTGTTTCTTATTTTATGAAGGATTATAATGAGATCTAAAGGTATTTTAGGTActgttcatatattttttatgaaggaTCTTATGAGGCTTAAATGCTTGAAAGATTCATTACAGGAACATTaagaatattataaatattttatactacaTATTTCAATATTTGAAATAATAGATaagcataaattatttttttattggaaaaaagaaaaaaggtgtaGAAATTAAGAAGAGTAaatgtttattttatttaattagatctaATTGCTGCCTATTGaagctttatttttttttttctttgtgtcaTGTAATCAAATAAGACGGCAATTAATCAATTATTATGGTTCATTTAACTTGTAATAATTATATAGCAATTGAGTCCAATGTTTGGATCAATATTTGAGCTATGAGATCTAACCTATAAATGGCCCTAATTCCTCATAatacaatatattttttatattttttttcattttcattatattaatatATCATTAGTTTTATTTATAGCAAATAAAAATCATCCGGTGCAAATAACACCTGTTTTTGTGTGCAAATCAATATACACTTTGCCCACCTACTTCATCAATATCATGTCAATTTGCAGTACTGTCATGTGATGTTGTTTGAAtagaacaagaaaaggaaaaaaaaaaagaagtgctACAATtttaatatacatgtatattttaaataaactattttaatatttatccttctaatattaaatttaatatatatatatataattgtactCCAATTAACTAATCATTATCTAACAAATAATTTAAACTCTAATTACCATCGATATAATTTTAATGTAAACAACAAAATAACTATAAAGACATTCACGATTATGGGATGATTATCATCCCCAATAGTTGGATTTATAGATCATTTGGAATATATTTGATTTCGAAAATATCATCTTCTCATAAAAATAATTGATTAATTTGGAACATCGAGTTAGTGATATGACATGATCTAAACATTAATTACTACAAGTAAATATTTTCCTACTCAATCGCATAATACGACTACATCAATAATTATCGAGGGATGCTTTAGATATTTAAAGATTTTTTGATATGTGTTTTCGAGACAAATATATAtgcataatattattatttagtgggatatatatatatatatatatatatatatatatatatatatatatatatatataatgtttgtaATGGCACATACATTATTTCCAATCTTTGAATTAATGTATTTGTAAAACCACCATCCTTTCTTTTAACACTAAATTTGTGACATATGAAGTCATgtgaagacattaaaagaggtaaAAGAACAATCACggaacacaaatgaaaaagtattTGGGGTTGGTGAGAGGATTCCTACATCACCATGCAATCAAAGAGATGATTGGATTAATTATGACAGACATAATTactatcaaaaaaatttaaatataattattcgTAACTAATTTAagtcaaatatataaatattaaatacatACAATATCCttagtattatatttttataataaataaaaaatatttatctaaagAAAACACTGATAGAGAGATTAGATGACGAATCTATATGGCTAGCATTTACAAAATGTAAAGAACACTTTGGTTCTTCTGATTCATTAGCAAAGACATCAGAATTTGGTGGGATACATAAATAACAAAAACCTTTGAAAATTAATTCACAATTATCATCGATAATAGCTCTTAGTTACCATGAAAACTCAATGGTAGCTATTTTAATTTGTTTTTAggatgtatctttttttttttctggcaaaaagaaaaaagaatttagTAAGATTTAGTGGTCTATAGAAAAAGGATTTAAGGAAGAAACAAAGCTTTGTAATCATGTTTAGTTTGAAAAGGATGTcttcaaagggagttcaaacctAAGTGGACACCCAACAAACGCTTGGAATGAATGCAACACTTGGTGATGTAAAGCTTTCACTCCCAACACTTTTTCTTCGGTGGAAAGCTCCAAAGGTGTTGCCTGCCACATTAATAGATGTTGATTAGGTTACAAATCCCATCCATTAGCCATTGACATGATTGCAATGTTGAAGTCACATTGTAATTAATCCAAacctatttcaattgtttctagTAATCCTCGAATTAATTTTGAACATTGTAATAATAATCATGTTTTTTTCACATCAAATCAATGTGATCGATTTAGACGATGTTAGAATATCTATTAATAAGATAAAAGATGtatcgaataaaaaaaaaaaaaaagtatcggAGACATATTTAAATTCGAATAAAAATTATGTGCTTTTGACATCAAATTAATATGATCGATTTAGACAATGTTAAAGTATCCATTAATAAGATAAAAAATGGATCGAATAGAAAAATTAGTGTACGAAGTATGTTCGAATTCGAATAAAAAACAATAAAATCATTCTTTTAAGACTATGATAATTTAGGGTTTGTAGACACCTCTCCAACtacataaataatatttttctaattgatctttttgaaattatacatgaactATACAAACATCGTATcatcatgtcatgattttttttttttgtgtgagtAAGATTATATGATAATTATTTCCAGATTATTGAGTtaccctaaaaaaaaaaaagtgactaCATTATTATTCTCTTTGGAATTACAtggaagattgaaatcaaatcatTTAGGGAACACATAAACAAACAAACACATCCCAAGGAGGAGATTGAGAGTATTACCAGCCGACATGATGGGCACTTTGCTCCAAAATCTGCACATCTCAAGCTCATCAGGAACAGTGATGGATGGAGCAAAAAACAGCAACTGTGATAGCAGATGTGTCCACATGCATCAGAAACAACATCCAGTAGAGATTCCTGCAACATGTCCACTATGATTGCAATATGAAGGTTTAAGTTACTTTTGTGATGAGTTATTGTTTACTTGGGAAGTATCTTAGCTTCTAAAAGGTTCAAACTACTTCATAGATTAGCACATCCATTATAAGTATGGATTCACTTAAGAAAAAGTAGGAAGAGAAATCCTTGATGGATTAGAATTTGTTGCtctaaatatttcatgtatttttaATTTTCGATGAAGAAGTAAGATCCGAGGAAATACTTCCAATACTCTTTACATTTCTCTTTACTAGATTTAGAAATACTGAAAGAAAAGATATATGAGGAGATTTGTACTTGAGCTGAGATTGGTTCATATTATgaaaattttgtttttttttctatgGACATATGTAACAAATGTCAAGCCACTTTAatgatcttctaatatgtttcttAATTAATTTTACGATTATTAATGAGGTGGCCAAAGGATattgacaataaaaaaaatactatatcatGACAATGGTTGCTTGCTAACATCCATATAGTTTTTTTATGGGAATATAGAGAATATAAAACTAGGTTTTGAATGCTAAGACGATCGTCAAATCAAATTTTTGACACTGAAagtcattttgattttgaatccTTGCACACTTCGAGAATTTTCTAACGACATGAACTTTTTTTTGggcttttttttataataaaaaaaaaacgttCGTCGTCGTGAGATTTGTCCGACACATTCGTACATCATTGGGCAAACTACTGTTATCTGTCTATCAAATCACACAacacaaaatatatattattgggATGATaagtatatataattttgatatcTGTCCAACGAGAAATATATTAtcgttacaaaggcatatttccaTTTCGATTTGGTGATGAGATGACCGACGACTTCGTCGGGTCGTATGGTGTGAGCCGGAATCGAACCGTGTTGCTTTAAGATTGGTGCTGCTAAGCAGGCCTTCCGAGCCGTGTATGGTCCACGACAAAAGCCCAACAATCGAAAGCCCATCTCACTCGTCGCTTTCCTCCCTTCCCTTCTGGCCCGTCAAAACCCTAGGTGTAGGATCGATCCGTTGGGTTCCGAGGTTCGCTCCTCCTCGATGCCGTCCTCGGATGACGAAGTCGATCGGATCCCTTTGAGTGCGCGGCCGGAGTGGTCGGACGTGAGGCCCGTCCCGCAGGACGATGGCCCCAACCCGGTCGCGCCCATCGCTTATCGCGATGACTTCCGGGAGACCATGGACTACTTCCGCGCCGTGTATCTCGCCGACGAACGGAGCCGCCGCGCCCTCGACCTCACCACCGAGGCCATCGGCATGAACCCTGGCAACTACACCGTGAGCTTTTTTTCTTTCCCCTCGTAATCTCAGTTGTCCTGAGATCGATAGATACTGGGGAAAAAGTCTTCCGAAAgatatatttttcttgttaaGAGGGAAAATCCAGAAGCTTTTGGTAGAAACCTTTATACAAGTTCATTTAGTTAAACAAAGGCCTTTCTTTTTTGGCAAGTAAGATGGTGGATGGATCTGCCGAACCGATCTTGAATCACATGCATCTCATTCTATTTAACGTTGATTTCTGAGAAAAGACTCACCATGTTATTTAGTGCCTTAGGTAGCTGCTTGAGCTGAAGTCGGAGTGATATTTCGTTTGCAGAGGCAGATTTAATGTGGTTCAGAGGCTCTAGTTCTGTGAAGAGATTTCCTCAAAAGTTCGTACATCAATTGTGGTGCaaagatagaaaaagaagaaactgaacttgtgttcttttcttttgtgcaagtaGGATCCATTATAGCATCACCTTGGATAGCATACCTAAAATTGGATTTAGTGTGGACAACTATCTGTTGATATGCAACTTACGGATCATTTTTTGTTAAATTGAGAATTATTGGTATTATTGGCTTTGGTAATTCTGAATTTCTGATACTGTTGTTCATGCCATTAATTTGATTTTGCACCATGATCAAGGAAAATTGAGATCTAATTTCTTAATATGCTTATTCGGGCTTTAGTTATCTCCTATTTTCTTGTTTTTCTGGATTACATATCATCTAGACTTTCTTTTCATGCTAGAGGGCATTACTCAAACTCATTATATTGCATTTCTACGGATACGAACATAAAGTGAGACCTTTCCTAATGATCTGTGCGCTAGCTATATTACTGTATTATCCACAGAAGTTTGTTTCTGTAGTGTTAGCTGTTTATGCTTTAGGTCATGCATCCACTAAATTATGCAGTTAAGGACTTAAGTTACTATTTGTCATGTTTGTATATTACAGTCTGGGGCATGTCTCACTTTTTAACATGTTTTTAACATGTTTCTTGGATATTAAGAACTATTTATTTTGCTGCCTTTATTTtggtttctctctttttcttcgcTGTTTATGCTGGATCTTCTTATTTGATATCAAATAAAACAATGCAAATAGGTCTGGCACTTCAGACGCGTTGTGCTCGAGTCATTAAATGCAGATTTACATGAGGAAAGGGATTTTCTAGACCGAATGACTATGCACAACGCCAAAAATTACCAGATCTGGTGAGTGTTCACATCATAAGCCTATTATTCTGGTATCAAGAAAAACATTCATTCATCTTGATAGATTTAGTTTTTGGCACATATTCTCTTAATGTCTCATAAGATTTCACTtggctatatatatatttttaatttttacacTGTTCTAAAAAGAAGTACTGGCAGTTCATCTGGGAGAATTTGCTTGCAACTTGTATGCTAATGATTATATATGTCATGTAGGCACCACAGGCGGTGGCTTGCTGAGAAATTGGGCCCAGAGGTTGCAAATAAGGAACTTGAATTTTCTAAAAATATACTTGATCTAGATGCTAAAAATTATCATGCCTGGTCTCATAGGCAGGTATTTTAACTACTTTCTCTTCCCCTCTCTTTTTCTTGATGTACTTTTGAGTACTGGAATGTGTTGAATTTATACTATCTTAATTTACTCAACATCTAAATCAAAACCAAGTCGAAAGGCTGACCAAGGGGTCTCAAATCTAGAATATCCTGAATTGTGCTCACTGAGAATGTACTTTATTTTTGTACAAGCTGATTTGATCCTTCAAACGCAGGTGATGAAGGATGACCTCTGTCAATGTTTAGCCAATACTAATGTTGGACCTTGTTATTCTCTTCCAATGCAGTGGGTGCTTCAGTCATTAGGTGGCTGGGAAAATGAGCTTGGCTACTGCTGCATGCTTCTTGAAGATGACATTTTCAACAATTCAGCATGGAATCAGGTTGACTGCTACAGGGTCTAGTTACTATACGTAGCTATTTTAGATCTGTTCAGCTATTGCTTTATGCCATACTTTTCTCTTGATCtttatattattaatcttgagaaTGGCTTAGTTGGCATAACTATTTGCATTTCTTATAGAAATCATTAGATTTAAGCCAGTAAATTGAAATTTAGTGCCTTGTGTTTGTTAGAAAATTTCTTATCTGAAACATAGAATAGACTATTTGATAACATTATTTTGACATGCTTTAGTTTAGTGTTCGGGAGACATTCCTGTTACCTTATAAGTACCTATGGTACTTATATTTTTCAATTCGTGCTGTATAAAACATACTCCAAATAATGGGAGCTTGTCGATTGAGCTGGTGTCCCTTAGTTTGACAAGTAGTCTTTCCTTTGTAAGTCTGATTGATGAAACCTGGTGATTTTGAAAGAGTAAAATGGATATTCAAGTAGGAGATCACAACAGTGAACTGTAAAATTTATGGACTACAACCACCATAAATCTCAAAATTTGTCAACTAATGAACTTGCATGACCATACTGCTAGCCTGAAAATTCTTTAGCTTGTAATTTGAGTTCTATGGTATGCACCATCTTCCTAAGATCATCTCTTCCTAAGATCATCACTTTATTATGGAACAGATTTGCACCTCAAAGAATCTAGTAAACCTAAAAACCAATTGGTATCGAGCCTTGGTCAGATAGGTAAAGCTTGGTTCTTACCCTTCTGATTAGTATTAAAACGTGGGACATGTGCATGTGAATCATGCTTGTTAGTTTGTGCATGCTCTGGCACTGACCGAcctttttaccttttattttgtGGTAGCAGTTTTTTTTCCATTGATGTTAGAATCATTAAACAGCTTTAGTCCTTAGAAGATTGTTTGCCTTTTGCCACTTATCACATATCACAAGGCACAAATTCTCATTTAACTCATTCATTATCCAATTGTACATTCTGTTGGCAAGTATTTTCCTGAAAGTGCTAATGCCCAGTGTTTTGCTCTTCATAGACTATCGTGTTTCAGTTAATTAAGGTCCAAAATGCATAGGTAATTTACATAATTAGGGACTAATATGATTGTTTCTTTACTCTACGATTGTTTCCTCGAGTATATATATCCTTATCTTAGAACGTGACTTCCCTTGTCATTTATAGAACAAATCCATGTCCCCTATTAACTGTTGATCTGCAACAGCGGTACTTTGTCATCACAAGATCTCCGCTACTGGGAGGCCTACAGGCCATGAGAGATTCTGAAGTAGGCTACACAACAGAAGCCATCCTAGCTAACCCGCTAAACGAGAGCCCTTGGAGATACCTTCGAGGACTGTACAAGGGCGACACCAGCCAGCTAATAAGCGACAACCGAGTATCTGAATTGTGCCTGAAGGTCCTGAAGACAAGCAACAGCTGCCAATTTGCATTAAGCCTGCTCCTGGATCTTCTTTGTTATGGTTTCCAACCATCCGAAGAACTCAGGGCAGTAGTCGAGGCTTTGAGAAACTCTGAACAGGACACAGTAAGCAGTAAGTTAGCCACTACGGTGTGCCTCATCTTGGAGATCACGGATCCAATGCGATCGAACTACTGGGCGTGGCGAAGGAATAATCTTCCTAGTCAAGTTTGTTAAACTTTCCTAGGGTCCAGGCTAACCTTCCACCACTCCTGTTTCATCAATCTGTGTGGTCCGTAAAGTCCAGGTGATGGATCAGCTATGGAGTCACTGCTCTTTGGATTTCGCCTCTCATACGGAGAGCCCGTCAGAAACATATTACAATGTCACGTGATTAGTTGTATCTTTGTTGATCTAACATGGTTTTGTGCTACTTGTTCAAGATGATGCAGGTCTGTAGTCTGCATGCCGTTAATACATTACCGCCTTAACTCAATCCTCCAAAAAGACCAGAGCAAAAGACAGCAGCACCTCTTCTCTCCGTGTCATCCTTTTAGTGTCGCAGTATAAATGGATTGATCGAGCTCCGGATTAAGTGGGTCCAATCGATTGTATTCCAGAAAACCCGACCCGTTATCATTATTCTTTATCAGTAAAATGATGACGGATATGTTTACCATGAATCTGAGACCAAATCCCAACT
This Musa acuminata AAA Group cultivar baxijiao chromosome BXJ1-2, Cavendish_Baxijiao_AAA, whole genome shotgun sequence DNA region includes the following protein-coding sequences:
- the LOC103969298 gene encoding protein farnesyltransferase/geranylgeranyltransferase type-1 subunit alpha — protein: MPSSDDEVDRIPLSARPEWSDVRPVPQDDGPNPVAPIAYRDDFRETMDYFRAVYLADERSRRALDLTTEAIGMNPGNYTVWHFRRVVLESLNADLHEERDFLDRMTMHNAKNYQIWHHRRWLAEKLGPEVANKELEFSKNILDLDAKNYHAWSHRQWVLQSLGGWENELGYCCMLLEDDIFNNSAWNQRYFVITRSPLLGGLQAMRDSEVGYTTEAILANPLNESPWRYLRGLYKGDTSQLISDNRVSELCLKVLKTSNSCQFALSLLLDLLCYGFQPSEELRAVVEALRNSEQDTVSSKLATTVCLILEITDPMRSNYWAWRRNNLPSQVC